One window of Klebsiella quasivariicola genomic DNA carries:
- the glnB gene encoding nitrogen regulatory protein P-II — protein MKKIDAIIKPFKLDDVREALAEVGITGMTVTEVKGFGRQKGHTELYRGAEYMVDFLPKVKIEIVVTDDIVDTCVDTIIRTAQTGKIGDGKIFVFDVARVIRIRTGEEDDAAI, from the coding sequence ATGAAAAAGATTGATGCGATTATTAAACCTTTCAAACTGGATGACGTGCGTGAAGCGCTGGCCGAAGTCGGCATCACCGGGATGACGGTAACGGAAGTGAAGGGCTTTGGCCGCCAGAAAGGGCATACCGAACTGTACCGCGGTGCGGAGTATATGGTGGATTTTCTGCCAAAAGTGAAAATTGAAATCGTGGTGACCGACGATATCGTCGATACCTGTGTGGATACCATCATCCGTACGGCGCAGACCGGCAAGATTGGCGACGGCAAGATCTTTGTCTTTGACGTCGCACGGGTCATTCGTATCCGTACTGGTGAAGAAGACGACGCGGCGATTTAA
- the hmpA gene encoding NO-inducible flavohemoprotein, with translation MLDAQTIATVKATIPLLVETGPKLTAHFYDRMFAHNPELKEIFNMSNQRNGDQREALFNAIAAYASNIDNLPALLPAVEKIAQKHTSFQIKPEQYNIVGSHLLATLDEMFSPGQEVLDAWGKAYGVLANVFIGREAEIYQQNASKTGGWEGTRAFRIVKKTPRSQLITSFELEPVDGQPVADYQPGQYLAIWLKPEAFEYQEIRQYSLTRKADGKGYRIAVKREDGGQVSSWLHNHASEGDVVYLAAPAGDFFLNVEPQTPVTLLSGGVGQTPMLAMLDALAKSGHQGQVNWFHAAENGDVHAFADEVSALGAALPAFTSHVWYRNPSEADRQTGRFDSEGLMDLAAVADNIRAPQMQFYLCGPVAFMQFAAKQLVELGVNKDNIHYECFGPHKVL, from the coding sequence ATGCTCGACGCTCAAACCATCGCCACGGTCAAAGCCACCATCCCTCTGCTGGTAGAGACCGGTCCGAAGCTCACCGCCCATTTTTACGATCGCATGTTTGCGCATAATCCGGAGCTCAAAGAGATCTTCAACATGAGCAACCAGCGCAACGGCGATCAGCGTGAAGCGTTGTTCAACGCGATTGCCGCCTACGCCAGCAATATCGATAACCTGCCCGCCCTGCTGCCGGCGGTGGAAAAAATCGCCCAGAAACACACCAGCTTCCAGATCAAACCGGAGCAGTACAACATCGTTGGCAGCCATCTGCTGGCGACCCTCGATGAAATGTTCAGCCCGGGTCAGGAAGTGCTTGATGCCTGGGGAAAAGCTTACGGCGTGCTGGCGAACGTCTTTATCGGCCGCGAAGCAGAAATTTATCAGCAAAACGCCAGTAAAACCGGCGGCTGGGAAGGGACCCGCGCGTTCCGCATCGTGAAGAAAACCCCGCGCAGCCAGCTTATCACCAGCTTTGAGCTCGAACCGGTTGATGGCCAGCCGGTCGCCGATTACCAGCCTGGCCAGTACCTGGCCATCTGGCTGAAACCGGAGGCGTTCGAGTATCAGGAAATCCGCCAGTACTCCCTGACCCGCAAAGCGGACGGCAAAGGCTACCGCATCGCGGTAAAACGTGAGGACGGCGGTCAGGTTTCCAGCTGGCTGCATAACCATGCCAGCGAAGGCGATGTGGTCTATTTAGCCGCCCCGGCGGGTGACTTCTTCCTTAACGTTGAGCCACAGACGCCGGTCACCCTGCTCTCCGGGGGCGTCGGGCAAACGCCGATGCTGGCGATGCTGGATGCGCTGGCGAAGAGCGGTCATCAGGGTCAGGTGAACTGGTTCCATGCGGCGGAAAATGGCGACGTTCACGCCTTTGCCGATGAAGTGAGTGCGCTTGGCGCGGCGCTGCCGGCGTTTACCTCGCACGTGTGGTATCGCAACCCGAGCGAAGCCGACCGTCAGACTGGACGTTTTGATAGCGAAGGTTTGATGGATTTAGCGGCAGTGGCGGACAATATTCGCGCCCCGCAGATGCAGTTCTATCTCTGCGGCCCGGTAGCGTTTATGCAGTTTGCAGCGAAGCAGCTGGTAGAATTAGGGGTTAATAAAGACAACATTCATTACGAATGTTTCGGCCCGCATAAGGTCCTGTAA
- the glyA gene encoding serine hydroxymethyltransferase: MLKREMNIADYDAELWQAMEQEKVRQEEHIELIASENYTSPRVMQAQGSQLTNKYAEGYPGKRYYGGCEYVDVVEQLAIDRAKELFGADYANVQPHSGSQANFAVYTALLQPGDTVLGMNLAQGGHLTHGSPVNFSGKLYNIIPYGIDESGKIDYDDMAKQAQEHKPKMIIGGFSAYSGIVDWAKMREIADSIGAYLFVDMAHVAGLIAAGVYPNPVPHAHVVTTTTHKTLAGPRGGLILAKGGSEELYKKLNSAVFPSAQGGPLMHVIAAKAVALKEAMEPEFKVYQQQVAKNAKAMVEVFLNRGYKVVSGGTENHLFLLDLVDKNLTGKEADAALGRANITVNKNSVPNDPKSPFVTSGIRIGSPAVTRRGFKEAEVKELAGWMCDVLDNINDDAVIERVKGKVLDICARFPVYA; encoded by the coding sequence ATGTTAAAGCGTGAAATGAACATTGCCGATTATGATGCCGAACTGTGGCAGGCTATGGAGCAGGAAAAAGTACGTCAGGAAGAGCACATCGAACTGATCGCCTCCGAAAACTACACCAGTCCGCGTGTGATGCAGGCGCAGGGCTCTCAGCTGACCAACAAATATGCTGAAGGATATCCGGGCAAGCGTTACTACGGCGGCTGCGAATATGTCGACGTGGTTGAGCAACTGGCTATCGACCGTGCGAAAGAGCTGTTCGGCGCAGACTATGCTAACGTCCAGCCGCACTCCGGCTCCCAGGCTAACTTTGCCGTCTACACCGCGCTGCTGCAGCCGGGCGACACCGTGCTCGGTATGAACCTGGCGCAGGGCGGCCACCTGACTCACGGCTCCCCGGTTAACTTCTCCGGCAAACTGTACAACATCATCCCTTACGGTATCGATGAGTCCGGCAAAATTGACTACGACGACATGGCGAAGCAGGCTCAGGAACACAAACCGAAGATGATCATCGGTGGTTTCTCCGCTTACTCCGGTATCGTTGACTGGGCGAAAATGCGTGAAATCGCTGACAGCATCGGCGCTTACCTGTTCGTCGATATGGCGCACGTGGCAGGCCTGATTGCCGCTGGCGTGTACCCGAACCCGGTTCCGCATGCGCACGTCGTGACCACCACCACCCACAAAACCCTGGCGGGTCCGCGCGGCGGGCTGATCCTGGCGAAAGGCGGTAGCGAAGAGCTGTATAAGAAACTGAACTCTGCCGTATTCCCAAGCGCGCAGGGCGGCCCGCTGATGCACGTTATCGCGGCGAAAGCGGTGGCGCTGAAAGAAGCGATGGAGCCAGAGTTTAAAGTTTACCAGCAGCAGGTTGCGAAAAACGCCAAAGCAATGGTGGAAGTGTTCCTGAACCGCGGCTACAAAGTGGTGTCTGGCGGTACTGAGAACCACCTGTTCCTGCTGGATCTGGTTGATAAAAACCTGACCGGTAAAGAAGCTGACGCCGCCCTGGGCCGCGCCAACATCACCGTCAACAAAAACAGCGTGCCGAACGATCCGAAGAGCCCGTTCGTGACCTCCGGTATCCGTATCGGTTCTCCGGCGGTGACTCGCCGCGGCTTTAAAGAAGCGGAAGTCAAAGAGCTGGCTGGCTGGATGTGTGACGTGCTGGACAACATCAATGACGACGCGGTCATTGAGCGCGTGAAAGGCAAAGTGCTGGATATCTGCGCCCGCTTCCCGGTATATGCGTAA
- a CDS encoding DoxX family protein — MNTLRYFDFGASRSLLLLIARIAVVVLFILFGYPKLLGFGGTVQYMAASGAPMPTLAAIIAVIMEVPAAILIVLGFFTRPLAVIFIFYTLGTAVIGHHYWDMTGDAVLPNMINFWKNVSIAGAFLLLAITGPGAISLDRR, encoded by the coding sequence ATGAACACACTCCGCTATTTTGATTTTGGCGCTTCCCGCTCTCTGTTGCTGCTCATCGCCCGCATCGCCGTGGTGGTTCTGTTTATTCTGTTTGGCTATCCCAAACTGCTGGGTTTTGGCGGCACCGTGCAGTACATGGCCGCCTCCGGCGCGCCGATGCCGACGCTGGCGGCGATTATCGCCGTTATTATGGAAGTGCCAGCCGCGATTCTGATTGTGCTTGGCTTTTTCACCCGCCCGCTGGCGGTTATCTTTATCTTCTACACCCTGGGCACGGCGGTGATTGGCCATCATTACTGGGATATGACCGGCGACGCGGTATTGCCGAACATGATTAACTTCTGGAAAAACGTCAGTATTGCCGGCGCCTTCCTGCTGCTGGCGATCACCGGCCCCGGCGCGATCTCCCTCGACCGCCGCTAA
- a CDS encoding ROK family transcriptional regulator, which yields MQRTGFNNARVRQANKSIFLSHLWREKQLSKSQLSQLTGLSIPAVSNILAELLSEGLISHSTEHMSKRGVNSGSYQIPEHGAWTLCMNITPTSIEYQLADARLLAVDEHQYLPVNAPTPPSLLEAIVECWRHIHRRYPQHSINLALGVHGQVDPITGVSQTMPQARWKTPVEIKYLLEERLGVQVRVDNDCVMLALAEKWQHQGTQPDFCVINVDYGIGSSFVINDHIYRGSLYGSGQIGHTIVNPDGRACDCGRYGCLETVASLSALKKQARMWLKTQPEATLSPDQLTTASLIEAWKEGDVQIRAWVDNAANAIGLSLYNFLNILNINQIWLYGRSCAFGEQWLENIVKQTGFNPFDHRDTPRAHATQIGFGQLTRAQQLMGIGYLYVEEQLQTLV from the coding sequence ATGCAGCGTACTGGTTTTAATAACGCCCGGGTCCGGCAGGCCAATAAATCGATTTTTCTTTCCCATCTGTGGCGGGAAAAGCAGCTCAGTAAATCACAGCTCTCTCAACTCACCGGACTCTCCATTCCGGCGGTGAGCAATATTCTCGCCGAGCTGCTGAGCGAGGGATTAATCAGTCACTCAACGGAACACATGAGCAAACGGGGCGTGAACAGCGGCAGCTACCAGATCCCCGAACACGGCGCCTGGACACTGTGCATGAATATCACCCCGACCAGCATTGAGTATCAGCTTGCTGACGCCCGCCTGCTGGCAGTGGATGAGCACCAGTATTTGCCAGTCAACGCCCCCACCCCACCGTCCCTGCTTGAGGCCATCGTTGAATGCTGGCGGCATATCCACCGCCGCTACCCGCAGCACAGCATCAATCTCGCACTTGGCGTACATGGACAGGTTGATCCGATAACCGGCGTTTCACAAACCATGCCCCAGGCACGCTGGAAAACACCGGTCGAAATAAAGTATCTGCTTGAGGAGCGGCTTGGCGTGCAGGTTCGGGTGGATAACGACTGCGTGATGCTGGCGCTGGCGGAGAAGTGGCAACATCAGGGTACACAGCCGGATTTTTGCGTGATCAACGTCGACTACGGTATCGGCTCGTCATTTGTGATTAACGATCATATTTATCGCGGCAGCCTGTACGGCAGCGGGCAGATAGGGCATACGATTGTTAATCCTGACGGCAGAGCCTGCGACTGCGGAAGATACGGCTGCCTCGAAACCGTCGCCTCTCTCAGCGCGCTGAAAAAACAGGCCCGAATGTGGCTCAAAACGCAGCCTGAAGCAACGCTCTCCCCCGATCAGTTAACCACGGCGTCGCTCATTGAGGCCTGGAAAGAGGGAGATGTGCAAATTCGCGCATGGGTTGATAACGCTGCCAACGCCATTGGCTTAAGCCTCTATAATTTCCTGAATATATTAAATATTAATCAGATCTGGCTTTACGGGCGCAGCTGCGCCTTTGGTGAGCAGTGGCTGGAAAATATCGTCAAACAAACGGGTTTCAACCCCTTTGACCACCGGGATACGCCGCGAGCGCACGCCACCCAAATCGGCTTTGGCCAGCTGACCCGCGCCCAACAGCTGATGGGAATAGGTTATCTGTACGTTGAGGAGCAATTGCAGACGTTGGTTTAG
- a CDS encoding DUF5107 domain-containing protein — translation MYGSVKVWQETISLPTWTTGAEDPNPMFLEKRVYQGSSGSVYPYGVIDTLTGEREMRDYHAVWMENDFLRVMLLPELGGRIHRAYDKVKQRDFVYYNEVVKPALVGLLGPWISGGIEFNWPQHHRPTTFMPVDFSVQQGKNGAQTVWMGEAEPMRGLQVMAGFTLYPDRALIEITGKIFNGNATPRHFLWWANPAVKGGDAHQSVFPPDVTAVFDHGKRDVSAFPIATGTYYKVDYSAGVDISRYKNVPVPTSYMAEKSDYDFVGAYHHDERGGLLHVADHHVSPGKKQWSWGYGEFGQAWDRNLTDENGPYIELMTGVFTDNQPDFTWLAPYEEKVFVQNFLPYSELGMVQNANTQLALKLVRESGQLQLGVYAVAPLHHIVVELSADHQSFYETQLTLKPGESWQQTLPENGAGCLTLKVKNAENQLLLDYQEHITRQTPLPDPASAPAMPEEIHNSDELYFIGQHLEQYNYASRYAGDYYRRAIELDPQDYRNNVALGTLAFNCADWALAEQCARAALQRAHRLNKNPRDGEASMLLASVLERMGDDAGAWDHYYKASWSGNCRDAAWWSLARLAMKRGDVADALEKVNTSLRFNASNPLAMGLKALALANSGQKQAALEFIFASLEQYPLGYPLHCARWMIERSDDARETLLRITGRRGVNASLLAGWLLSLGQKQAAKEVLEVVDCQEALPMLWRASLSDDANKRQQFITEAEHCHARKVRFPNTLDEVQMLQNLSDSAFARYLLGCFWYSKRRYEEAVSCWRETLEKSPDYAPAHRLLGVYSWNKQQDATQALAYLQRAVALEPENARFLFELDFLQKLLARPVHERLTTLVERKAVVLKRDDLTAELLSLWNASGHYADAAAILDTRVFHPWEGGEGKITGQYLLNQLHRALQFIEREAFKQAIDCLKAALRYPDNLGEGRLPGQTDNDIWYLLGYCAEQAGDAQQAAEYYQLARQGGSTLDAGRYYNDQPADYLFWQGIALSKSGKPAQAEQHFRHFIDWAVQHRDDVPQVDFFAVSLPDLVVLDVSAQQRHQQHCLFIEALGHLGLGNVSACQQRMQQLLQINPAHDKAHLIRHALQSGIFS, via the coding sequence ATGTACGGTTCGGTTAAGGTCTGGCAGGAAACCATTTCATTACCAACGTGGACGACGGGAGCGGAAGATCCGAACCCTATGTTTCTGGAAAAACGTGTTTATCAAGGATCTTCCGGCAGCGTCTATCCCTACGGCGTGATTGATACCCTGACCGGCGAACGTGAAATGCGCGATTATCACGCCGTGTGGATGGAGAATGATTTCCTTCGGGTCATGCTGCTACCGGAGCTGGGCGGCCGAATTCATCGAGCATATGACAAAGTCAAACAACGTGATTTCGTCTATTACAATGAAGTGGTTAAGCCAGCCCTGGTAGGGCTTCTCGGTCCCTGGATCTCCGGCGGAATCGAATTTAACTGGCCGCAACATCACCGGCCGACGACCTTTATGCCGGTCGATTTTTCTGTTCAGCAGGGAAAGAACGGCGCCCAGACCGTATGGATGGGGGAAGCGGAGCCCATGCGCGGTTTGCAGGTTATGGCCGGGTTTACACTCTATCCTGACCGCGCGCTGATTGAAATCACTGGCAAGATCTTTAATGGTAACGCCACGCCGCGCCATTTCCTGTGGTGGGCCAACCCTGCAGTCAAAGGCGGCGATGCCCACCAGAGTGTATTCCCTCCCGATGTCACTGCTGTATTCGACCATGGTAAGCGCGATGTTTCTGCTTTCCCGATTGCCACCGGTACCTACTACAAAGTGGACTATTCTGCGGGAGTTGATATCTCCCGTTATAAAAACGTTCCGGTCCCCACTTCGTATATGGCGGAGAAGTCGGACTACGATTTTGTCGGCGCTTATCACCATGACGAGCGAGGTGGGTTACTGCATGTTGCCGATCACCACGTCTCTCCGGGTAAAAAACAGTGGAGCTGGGGCTATGGGGAGTTTGGCCAGGCCTGGGATCGAAATCTGACCGATGAAAATGGCCCCTACATTGAGTTAATGACCGGAGTCTTCACCGATAACCAGCCTGACTTTACGTGGCTGGCGCCTTATGAAGAGAAGGTGTTTGTGCAAAATTTCCTTCCCTATAGCGAGTTAGGGATGGTGCAAAACGCCAATACGCAGCTGGCACTGAAGCTGGTTCGCGAGTCTGGGCAACTGCAGCTTGGCGTGTATGCCGTTGCTCCGCTACATCATATCGTGGTTGAACTCAGCGCTGACCATCAGTCATTTTACGAAACTCAGCTGACGCTGAAGCCCGGTGAGAGCTGGCAGCAGACGCTGCCGGAAAATGGCGCCGGGTGCTTAACCCTCAAAGTGAAAAATGCCGAGAACCAATTACTGCTGGATTATCAGGAGCATATTACCCGGCAGACGCCGCTGCCCGATCCGGCGTCAGCGCCAGCGATGCCGGAAGAAATCCACAATAGTGACGAACTCTATTTTATCGGTCAGCACCTTGAACAATACAACTACGCAAGCCGCTATGCCGGAGATTACTATCGCCGGGCGATTGAGCTTGACCCGCAGGATTATCGCAATAATGTTGCCCTCGGTACCCTGGCGTTCAACTGTGCCGATTGGGCGCTGGCGGAGCAGTGTGCCCGCGCCGCGCTACAGCGCGCGCATCGTCTGAATAAGAACCCGCGAGATGGCGAAGCCAGTATGCTGCTTGCCAGCGTGCTGGAAAGGATGGGGGATGATGCAGGCGCCTGGGATCACTATTACAAAGCCTCCTGGAGCGGTAACTGCCGTGACGCCGCCTGGTGGTCGCTGGCGCGGCTGGCGATGAAGCGCGGTGATGTTGCCGATGCGCTGGAAAAAGTAAACACCAGTCTGCGGTTCAACGCCAGCAATCCTCTGGCGATGGGGCTGAAAGCGCTGGCATTAGCCAACAGTGGGCAGAAGCAAGCAGCGCTGGAGTTTATTTTCGCCTCTCTTGAACAATACCCATTGGGCTATCCGCTGCACTGCGCACGCTGGATGATTGAGCGGAGCGACGACGCGCGGGAGACCCTGCTGCGCATCACGGGGCGCAGAGGGGTCAACGCCAGCCTGCTGGCGGGCTGGCTGCTCTCTCTCGGACAGAAGCAGGCGGCGAAAGAGGTGCTTGAGGTTGTGGATTGTCAGGAAGCGCTGCCGATGCTGTGGCGTGCGTCCTTGAGCGATGACGCCAATAAACGGCAACAGTTTATTACCGAAGCCGAGCACTGCCATGCGCGGAAAGTACGTTTCCCCAACACGCTCGATGAAGTTCAGATGCTGCAAAACCTGAGCGATAGCGCTTTTGCCCGCTATCTGCTCGGTTGCTTCTGGTACAGCAAACGTCGCTATGAAGAGGCGGTGAGCTGCTGGCGCGAGACGCTGGAAAAATCTCCCGATTATGCGCCTGCTCATCGTCTGCTGGGCGTCTACTCCTGGAATAAACAGCAGGATGCAACGCAGGCGCTGGCTTATCTGCAGCGCGCCGTCGCGCTGGAACCGGAAAATGCGCGCTTCCTGTTTGAACTCGATTTTTTGCAAAAATTACTGGCCAGGCCGGTACATGAGCGACTGACGACGCTGGTGGAACGTAAAGCCGTGGTACTGAAGCGGGACGACCTGACCGCTGAGCTGCTAAGCCTGTGGAACGCGTCTGGTCATTATGCCGATGCCGCCGCGATTCTGGATACGCGCGTATTCCATCCCTGGGAAGGAGGAGAAGGGAAAATCACCGGCCAGTATTTGCTCAATCAGCTTCATCGGGCATTACAGTTCATCGAGCGTGAGGCGTTTAAACAGGCCATCGACTGTCTGAAAGCCGCATTACGCTATCCCGACAATCTGGGGGAGGGGCGACTGCCTGGGCAAACGGACAACGATATCTGGTATTTGCTGGGCTATTGCGCAGAACAGGCTGGGGATGCGCAGCAGGCGGCGGAATATTACCAGCTTGCCCGGCAAGGTGGCTCAACGCTGGACGCCGGGCGTTACTACAACGATCAACCCGCCGATTACCTTTTCTGGCAGGGCATTGCGCTGAGTAAGAGCGGTAAACCAGCGCAGGCCGAGCAGCACTTCCGCCATTTTATCGACTGGGCCGTGCAGCATCGGGATGACGTTCCGCAAGTTGATTTTTTTGCCGTCTCTCTTCCGGACCTGGTGGTTCTCGACGTATCAGCGCAGCAAAGACATCAGCAGCACTGCTTGTTTATTGAGGCGCTGGGACATCTGGGGCTGGGTAATGTATCCGCCTGCCAGCAGAGGATGCAGCAGCTTCTGCAAATCAACCCGGCTCATGATAAAGCGCATCTGATTCGCCATGCTCTGCAAAGCGGCATTTTTTCCTGA
- a CDS encoding sugar porter family MFS transporter, translating into MNNAQTHLKMGYVWTICLVAACGGLLFGYDWVVIGGAKPFYEAWFSITDPAQSGWAMSSALLGCIFGALISGWCADKLGRKLPLILSAVLFSASAWGTAVASHFDMFVVYRIVGGVGIGLASALSPLYIAEVSPAEKRGRFVAVNQLTIVIGVLAAQLINLMIAEPVETGATQQMIVESWNGQMGWRWMFGAELVPALAFLVLMFFVPESPRWLMKAGKPERARAALERIGSADYADRILREIAHTLEKDNNKVSYGALLAPQVKPIVIIGMVLAIFQQWCGINVIFNYAQEIFASAGFDINSTLKSIVATGVVNLVFTIAALPLVDKIGRRKLMLLGASGLTLIYVLIAGAYAMGIMGWPVLLLVLAAIAIYALTLAPVTWVLLAEIFPNRVRGLAMSLGTLALWIACFLLTYTFPLLNAGLGAAGSFLLYGVICAAGYLYILRNVPETKGITLEALEEQLAQRHSGVNAAKQEQMR; encoded by the coding sequence ATGAATAACGCGCAGACACATTTGAAAATGGGCTACGTCTGGACGATTTGTCTGGTCGCTGCCTGCGGTGGTTTACTGTTTGGCTATGACTGGGTGGTGATTGGCGGCGCTAAGCCATTTTATGAAGCCTGGTTTTCAATTACCGACCCGGCGCAGTCGGGTTGGGCGATGAGCTCAGCGCTGTTGGGGTGCATTTTCGGCGCATTAATTTCGGGATGGTGCGCCGATAAACTGGGACGCAAACTGCCATTAATTCTTTCCGCTGTGCTGTTCAGCGCGTCGGCGTGGGGGACGGCGGTCGCCAGTCATTTCGACATGTTTGTGGTTTACCGCATTGTGGGTGGCGTGGGGATTGGTCTGGCATCCGCGCTCAGCCCGCTCTACATTGCCGAAGTTAGCCCGGCAGAGAAAAGAGGACGCTTTGTCGCGGTCAACCAGCTCACCATCGTGATTGGCGTGCTGGCCGCTCAGTTAATCAATCTGATGATTGCTGAACCGGTGGAGACGGGGGCGACGCAGCAGATGATTGTGGAGAGCTGGAACGGGCAGATGGGATGGCGCTGGATGTTCGGCGCGGAACTGGTTCCGGCGCTGGCGTTTCTGGTTCTGATGTTTTTTGTTCCCGAGTCGCCGCGCTGGCTCATGAAGGCCGGTAAACCGGAGCGCGCCCGGGCGGCGCTGGAACGCATTGGTTCTGCCGACTATGCCGACCGGATCCTGCGTGAAATCGCGCATACCCTGGAAAAGGATAACAACAAAGTTTCCTACGGCGCGCTGTTGGCTCCCCAGGTGAAACCGATTGTGATCATTGGCATGGTGCTCGCCATATTCCAGCAGTGGTGCGGGATTAACGTCATCTTTAACTACGCGCAGGAGATTTTTGCCTCGGCGGGGTTCGATATTAACAGCACGCTGAAATCGATCGTCGCGACGGGCGTCGTTAATCTGGTCTTTACCATTGCGGCGCTGCCGCTGGTGGATAAAATCGGTCGCCGTAAATTAATGCTGCTTGGCGCTTCGGGATTGACGCTGATCTATGTGCTGATCGCCGGCGCTTACGCCATGGGCATAATGGGGTGGCCGGTACTGTTGCTGGTGCTGGCGGCGATTGCTATTTATGCGTTGACCCTGGCGCCGGTGACCTGGGTGCTGCTGGCGGAGATTTTTCCCAACCGCGTACGTGGACTCGCGATGTCTTTAGGTACTCTGGCGCTTTGGATTGCCTGCTTCCTGTTAACCTATACTTTCCCGCTGCTGAATGCCGGCCTGGGCGCGGCAGGCAGCTTCCTGCTGTATGGCGTCATTTGTGCGGCCGGCTACCTCTATATCCTGCGCAACGTGCCGGAAACGAAAGGTATCACCCTTGAAGCGCTGGAAGAGCAGCTGGCGCAGCGTCATTCGGGCGTTAATGCGGCGAAGCAGGAGCAGATGCGCTAA
- a CDS encoding aldose 1-epimerase, which produces MAEEWILENAHLRMRISSLGGKVQSLFSRQHQAPVLYENPAGGMFPMLPLANRVAGNRFTFHGQEIALPRHHADEHFFLHGDGWLQRWEIIEHGAGYCVLQLRRQHACGFDYLAQLRYQLLRNQLIAELTLTHCGEAPALYGCGFHPFFPFDERSKAQFEASGYWPEGEHHLPLGWQGELPDYADFSVAQFGEDRWLNVGYSGWGGRARVSNDVMNITILSQTPWLMLFRMQGESFLCLEPQSHPVNAHNMDGQPGLRVLGAGEKLNFSLKIIIEGA; this is translated from the coding sequence ATGGCGGAAGAGTGGATTCTGGAAAACGCGCATCTGCGGATGCGCATCTCCTCCCTGGGTGGCAAAGTACAAAGTTTGTTCTCCCGGCAACATCAGGCTCCGGTGCTGTACGAAAACCCGGCGGGCGGCATGTTTCCTATGCTGCCATTGGCCAATCGCGTCGCCGGCAACCGTTTTACTTTTCATGGGCAGGAGATTGCCCTGCCTCGCCACCATGCCGACGAGCACTTCTTTCTTCACGGTGACGGCTGGTTACAGCGCTGGGAAATTATTGAGCACGGTGCCGGGTATTGTGTATTGCAGCTGCGTCGGCAGCATGCCTGCGGTTTCGATTATCTGGCGCAGCTCCGCTACCAGTTGCTGCGTAACCAGCTGATAGCGGAGCTAACGCTCACCCACTGTGGGGAGGCCCCAGCGCTTTACGGCTGCGGCTTTCATCCCTTTTTCCCTTTTGATGAGCGCAGTAAGGCCCAGTTCGAAGCCAGCGGCTACTGGCCGGAAGGGGAACATCATCTCCCTCTCGGCTGGCAAGGCGAACTGCCCGACTACGCTGATTTCAGCGTGGCGCAGTTCGGGGAGGATCGTTGGCTGAACGTGGGTTATTCCGGCTGGGGCGGGCGGGCGAGGGTAAGCAATGACGTGATGAATATCACAATTCTATCGCAAACTCCGTGGTTGATGCTTTTCAGAATGCAAGGTGAATCATTCCTTTGCCTCGAGCCGCAAAGCCATCCGGTAAACGCCCACAACATGGACGGGCAGCCGGGGCTGCGAGTTTTAGGCGCGGGAGAGAAACTGAATTTTTCGCTGAAAATCATCATCGAGGGGGCATAA